One Mytilus trossulus isolate FHL-02 chromosome 5, PNRI_Mtr1.1.1.hap1, whole genome shotgun sequence DNA segment encodes these proteins:
- the LOC134717547 gene encoding reticulocyte-binding protein homolog 2a-like has protein sequence MAPKPVIQPKPSQQELEQGTITRSSYLQKFKVLYDYVGDDIEIAEGDIVVIVGVENNGWVLAQIGHEKGFVPATYVQLLENQDEEIFCVTDLYSGEEIGDLTLTIGDVVKVVNQRKSGWVWLNHNQTEGWYPKNHLKLKDNFSETGSASNVQEYTGLAKVGDDNMNVDKGLTYDEMNYVPPPTPARRTLLTNRPKTMSHEMSQNTYGNTPHDSYEPIFHRPILPERLQIVQPLTITESKDTTSSAYRNTAYDTESNPRSTDGETLDSCGHVYDYILEPGIEQSSDKPALPKRPPPPSKSQRPQSEGRREENELRLVMVGRTGSGKSATGNTIMAKSEHFESKLAGESVTRECKRGECTQSGRKIVVVDTPGLFDTQVPFEQISKEIIKCVNMSTPGPHAFLLVIQIARFTDEEIETFNRLFDLFGAEMGRFAIITFTKLDDLEREKTSMEQYIKKAPAKLKEFLNRCQGRYIAIDNKASSEKKKTAKVKTLIQVVDSIVNTNGGKCYTNDMYKEAEAALQRKIKKVEEERALEKKKEIEQIQSTFVNQMNTIKKENKKLAKLVQNNGDLQRQVKKDKEKAQQEIQRMSEEMKKIDKKRNEEIYQIKKQEKENKEKQAKQLDEKERQQMQFLQSMQQRQIDMDRKYQDMERQKDLQLLKVTDDHDKKMEAEMQRILDGNNQKYNEMMKVMEAKNSANEKLQEQMAQQNTSIQEMMRVRDKDFLKQQEEHSRRMEEAKDRANETLRLQLDEQRKSIEATTNAIVYQQRERDKRKRDEHRESNDKAYNKLQEQLAEQNATMKAMMLERDKELIKQRDEHKRQIQEEKERVTATFQMQLDEQKKSQDATTQAILQGQRESDKRKRKEYQNAKDSDFQKLQEKMETQNAALQNQIVERDKELQKKHEEHRKHIEQEKDKANETLRNQLEEQRDKERKQREANLELKQQNEKMQEQMKNKGCRQS, from the exons ATGGCACCCAAACCAGTGATACAGCCTAAACCATCCCAACAAGAACTTGAACAAGGCACTATAACACGATCTT cttatttacaaaaatttaaagtcCTTTACGACTATGTAGGCGATGATATTGAAATAGCCGAAGGGGATATTGTTGTAATCGTTGGGGTTGAAAACAACGGATGGGTTTTAGCACAAATTGGACATGAAAAGGGTTTTGTTCCCGCAACATAtgtacaacttttagaaaatcaAGATG AAGAGATCTTCTGTGTAACAGATCTATACTCAGGAGAAGAAATTGGAGATTTGACATTGACAATAGGTGATGTTGTAAAAGTAGTCAACCAGCGAAAGTCAGGCTGGGTTTGGTTAAATCATAATCAAACAGAAGGATGGTATCCCAAAAATCATTTGAAGCTTAAAGACAATTTCTCAGAaacag GGAGTGCATCAAACGTACAAGAATACACTGGTTTGGCAAAAGTCGGTGATGACAACATGAATGTGGATAAAGGATTAACTTATG ATGAGATGAACTATGTACCCCCTCCAACTCCAGCTCGACGAACACTTTTAACAAACCGTCCGAAGACAATGTCCCATGAAATGTCTCAAAATACCTATGGAAACACACCACATGACAgtt ATGAGCCTATATTTCATCGACCTATTTTGCCTGAACGACTACAAATAGTTCAGCCCCTAACAATAACAGAGTCCAAAGATACAACTTCCAGTGCATACAGAAATACTGCTTACGATACGG aGTCAAATCCAAGAAGTACGGATGGAGAGACACTTGATTCATGTGGCCATGTCTATGATTATATTCTAG aacCTGGAATTGAACAATCATCAGACAAGCCAGCACTTCCAAAACGACCGCCACCCCCATCTAAATCTCAAAGGCCGCAATCTGAAG GAAGACGGGAAGAGAATGAACTTCGATTAGTCATGGTAGGTAGGACTGGATCTGGAAAAAGCGCAACAGGAAATACAATAATGGCAAAATCAGAacattttgaatcaaaattaGCAGGTGAGTCAGTCACTCGTGAATGTAAAAGAGGAGAATGTACCCAATCAGGACGTAAGATAGTGGTTGTAGATACACCTGGATTATTCGATACGCAAGTCCCTTTCGAACAGATTTCAAAGGAGataataaaatgtgtaaatatGTCTACGCCAGGTCCTCATGCATTTCTCCTTGTTATTCAAATAGCTAGATTCACCGACGAAGAAATTGAAACGTTTAATCGTCTTTTTGACCTATTTGGGGCTGAGATGGGAAGATTTGCTATCATTACCTTTACTAAATTGGATGATCTTGAAAGGGAAAAAACCAGTATGgaacaatacataaaaaaagcTCCTGCAAAACTGAAAGAGTTCTTAAATCGATGTCAAGGTCGATATATTGCAATTGATAACAAAGCATCAtctgagaagaaaaaaacagcGAAGGTTAAAACCCTTATTCAGGTTGTTGATTCCATTGTAAACACAAACGGGGGGAAATGCTATACAAATGACATGTACAAGGAAGCTGAGGCCGCCTTacaaaggaaaattaaaaaagtagaGGAGGAAAGAGCactggaaaaaaagaaagagatTGAACAAATACAGTCAACATTTGTTAACCAAATGAATACaattaaaaaggaaaacaaaaaattagcAAAACTGGTTCAAAATAATGGAGACTTACAACGACAGGTGAAAAAGGACAAAGAAAAGGCTCAACAAGAGATTCAAAGAATGTCAGAGGAAATGAAGAAAATCGACAAGAAACGTAATGAAGAAATATACCAAataaagaagcaggaaaaagaaaataaagaaaaacaggcAAAGCAGTTAGACGAAAAGGAAAGACAACAAATGCAATTTTTGCAGAGTATGCAACAACGACAGATTGATATGGATCGCAAGTATCAGGACATGGAACGACAGAAAGATTTGCAGCTTTTAAAAGTGACTGACGaccatgataaaaaaatggaaGCCGAAATGCAACGAATACTAGATGGAAATAACcaaaaatacaatgaaatgaTGAAGGTTATGGAAGCGAAAAATAGTGCAAACGAAAAACTTCAGGAGCAAATGGCACAACAGAACACATCAATACAAGAAATGATGCGTGTAAGAGATAAGGATTTCCTTAAACAACAAGAAGAACATAGTAGACGAATGGAAGAGGCGAAAGATAGAGCAAACGAAACTCTCAGATTGCAATTGGACGAACAAAGAAAATCTATAGAAGCCACAACAAATGCTATTGTATATCAACAAAGAGAAAGGGATAAAAGAAAAAGGGATGAACACAGAGAGTCAAATGATAAAGCTTATAATAAACTTCAGGAGCAACTAGCAGAACAGAACGCAACAATGAAGGCAATGATGCTGGAAAGAGATAAAGAGTTGATTAAACAGCGAGATGAACACAAAAGACAAATACAGGAGGAAAAAGAAAGAGTAACGGCAACCTTTCAAATGCAATTAGacgaacaaaaaaaatcacaagaCGCTACAACGCAGGCAATTTTACAAGGACAAAGAGAGAGTGACAAACGAAAAAGGAAAGAGTATCAAAATGCAAAAGATAGTGACTTCCAAAAGCTTCAAGAAAAAATGGAAACACAGAACGCAGCATTGCAAAATCAGATAGTAGAAAGAGATAAAGAGTTACAGAAAAAGCATGAGGAACATCGAAAACATATAGAGCAAGAGAAAGACAAAGCAAATGAAACGCTAAGAAATCAACTTGAAGAACAAAGAGATAAAGAGAGAAAACAAAGAGAGGCAAACTTGGaactaaaacaacaaaatgagaAAATGCAAGAGCAGATGAAAAACAAAGGATGCAGGCAATCTTAA